One Saimiri boliviensis isolate mSaiBol1 chromosome 7, mSaiBol1.pri, whole genome shotgun sequence genomic window, tcccagctattcaggaggttgaggcaggagaattgcttaaatccaggaggcagaggttgcagtgagctgagatcacgccactgcactccagcctggcaacagagtgagactccctctcaagaaaAAGCAAGCTGTATTTTTGTGTTGCTCACCTTATATCCCCTGCACTTAGTAGGTGCTCCAAATATACCTTTGCTGTATGAATCAAGCTTTCTGAGATGCTAATCTGAACATCTTCACTCTACTTCTGCCTTTAAATCCTATTGCCCTCAGTATCAAACCTGAATCTCCTTAGCATGTCATAATCAGCTTCCCCTTGTCTCATGTCTTGACACTTTTCTACCCCTTCCACATCGAAGACCCAGCCTTTCTTGAATATGCCATGCTCTCTCACTTTCAGGCCTTTGTACTCACTGTTCTCTTCTTGGAAAGCTCCACCTGACTAACTCCTACTTATCCTTTAGGGCTCAGCCGAGGTCACATTTTCTGGGACGCTTTCCAGACCCTTAAGGTGAGCTTGTGTCAGTGGGGGTGGGTACAGAGCCCATCTCCAGCTTAGTCCTGCCCAGACTTCTGCTGACATCTGATTGTTTTGTGTTGGCCACAGAGGTTGAAGATTAGCTCAGACAGAATGTTGATGATGTAGAACGTAGAGTAATGAGAATGGCAGTGAGTGAAATGGAGGTTGAGGCAACTAAAAGCCAGCATGGGCTCTGGGCTGTCAAGACATTGTTCTCTATGCCCTGAGGTCTCTGAGCCTTCCAGGCAGGAGCCAAGAACCCTTGGTTGGTCCCTCTGACTTGATTTTTCCTCGTTCCTCTCTCTCAGGGGGGGATGTTACCATCACTGACCTGCCCCTGGCCATAGAACAGATCCAGGGCAACGTCCAGGCCAATGTGCCGGCTGGAGCCCAGGCCCAGGTGCGTGCCTTGTCCTGGGGGATTGACCACCATGTCTTCCCTGGAGACTATGACCTGGTGCTGGGGGCTGATATCGTGTACCTGGAACCCACCTTCCCACTGCTGCTGGGGACCCTCCAACACCTGTGCAGGCCCCATGGCACCATCTATCTGGCCTCCAAGATGAGAGAGGAGCACGGGACGGAGAGCTTCTTTCAGCACCTCCTGCCCCAGCATTTCCAACTGGAGCTGGCTCAGCGGGATGAGGATGAAAATGTCAACATCTATAGGGCCAAGCACAGGGAACCAAGACCTGCTTGACATCGCTCCTGCTGTTCTTCTCCATCTCTTGTCCTAATGAAGGAACTGTGTATCTCAAAAACCATATTTCCAGAGCCACAAACATGAGGACCAAAAAGGATGGATTTCTCTGGCCTCTGtcactttcctccttccctctttatTAGCTCAGATTCTCCTGGGCAGGTGCAGTGAGGTGCCTGCTTACAGGGAATCCCAGAGCTCTGGCAGCACTAGTGTTAGAACACCAAGGAGGTTCCAGCTCCTGTTCTCAGAGGAGGAGGATGGTATGGTATCCAGGATTTTTAGAGGGTAAGGGAGGTATATGGGATGTGAGAGCAGTGGTTGTAGAGAGAATGTCACTGATCACTTCCATTGCTGTTGCTATTTATACAGAACGGACTTTAAAAGTTATAtgggatttttcttctttttttttgagacagggtctcactctgtcacacaggctggagtgcagtcactgcagcctcaacctcccaaggcccagattatcctcctgcctcagctcccaagtagctgggactacaggcatgcgccaccatgcctggctaattcttgtattttcagcagagacagggtttcgctatgttgcccagactggtctcaaactcctgggctcaagtgatccactcgccttggcctcccaaagtgctgggattacagccacgggccactgtgcttggccaggatttttttttttttttttaaagaaagaattggccgggcatggtggctcaaacttgtaatcccagcactttgggaggccgaggcgggtggatcacgaggtcgagagatcgagaccatcctggtcaacatggtgaaaccccatctctactataaatacaaaaaattagctgggcatggtggcgcgtgcctgtaatcccagctactcaggaggctgaggcaggagaattgcctgaacccaggaggcggaggttgcggtgagccgagatcacgccattgcactccagcctgggtaacaagagcgaaactctgtctcaaaaaaaaaaaaaagaaagaatgaaagaaagaattaagcCTTAAATATCTCTTGTGCAGGAACTCAGCTTTTGCTCAGGAGCTGAGAAGGAAGAAGCCTCTTACCACCCATTTTCTGgttttcagagatagagtctGGTGGGACCATGGCTCTAACTGAGTCAAGTCCTCTGAGCTCTGAAGCTAAGGCTGCAGAGCTGTCCTTTGCAGTATAGTTTTCTCATGCTTTTCAGAGCTAGAGCCTTGATCATAGAACATCATGTTGTGGACCAAAAAGGGAGGATTTTAGTACTTAGTACTGGACTGAGTACTAAGTTCCtttcatctttgatttttctttagctTCATCAGTCCTTTCTTCCGAATCTCGAATTCCCTGAAGCCTAACACAGTTCCTAATGTGTTTTGCCTTcacctctcttctcttcccacaCTGATACTTCTGATTGGGGTTCTTTACTTACTGCTTAGGCACATAGTCACCTTCTCTGGACTCTCTGCCTCCATGCTTTCTCCTTCAGTCCATTCTGCAAACTCTCATGATCTTCCAAAATTAGCTCTGATTAGCTTTCACTGCCTATAGAAGCAAGAACAAGCTCCTCTGCTTGGTATTTagtctgtgtccatgtgatcCCAAATTACCTTTCTACTGCATTTCCTACTCCTTTGCTACATGTTTTGGACCTTTGGCCAAATTACAAAAGATGGACTCTGTTCTCTAAATCCACACTAAAGTTTCCTGACTTCTTTCTCACTCTTTATGATAATCCTCTGCCTGAAAGGCTATTGCCACCTGTCAAAATCTTCATTATTCTTTGTGTCTTTCCTGAGCCTCTTGCTTGGATGTGATTTATTTCTCCCTGAGACCCTTTAACTGTTTGTGCATCTTGTGGGACCTTACTTTGTGTTGCATGGACACTTGTGATTCTCATTTTCTCACCATTAAATTACCTTAAAGGGTAGGGCTGTTGTTTACTCATCTCTAATCCCCTGAGGCCTAATACAGTTCCTGGCACACAACAAGTGTTCAACAGATATtgtgttcattcaacaaatatttactcgCTTTGTTAAATGGACTCCACTTCTGCTTTCCtaggtgaccttggacaaattccTGAACCCATCTACCAACCTCACAAGTTTGTTGTGAGTTGTTATAATGAATATAAACGCGcattgaaaataaacataaaatgttacCCACATTTcttgtgttgttgttttgtgaCAACTTTATTTCTTGGTTTCCGTTATTTTACCTAGGGTGGGAGGTGCcggaggggtggggtgggtggtaATTCCCGTTTGAAATGTGTCGTGTAAAGAAATCAAGTAGAGGAGGGAACTGTGTACCTCCAGCCAGCAGGTGGCACCATCTTCGTTTGGTGCGTTCCGGTGGAAAATATTGGCCCTTCCGCCGCGCCGTAGGTTTGTCGCTTCACCGGTGCGCCCGCAGGAGGGAGTGTACTGCAGCCCGGGAGATGTGGATGCTGCGGTCACTGCGCGTGTTCCTGGTCGTGCGGACCGGGAGCCACCCGGTGAGATGGCCTGGTCCTGGTGCCGACCTGCGCAGCCCTGCTGTGCGCCTGtacctttcccttcctcccagccCCATGTGACTCCATCCCACCTTCCCCGACAGCGTTGCCTCTGCCCCGTCCAGCCCCAGTGCATCCCTCCTTTCCACACTTTCCGCTCCCTAAAGTCTCCTCCCTGCCTGTGTGCCCTCCACCCGCAGGAGTTCCTGCTTCTCATCCCTTTCTTAACCCCCTCCAGGCCGGGTCCCTTCTGCGTCAGTCGCCCCAGCCACGGCACACATTTCATGCTGGGCCATGTCTGTCGGCCTCGACCTCCAGCAAGGAGCTCCTCATGAAACTGCGGCGGAAAACAGGCTactcttttgtaaattgcaagAAAGCTCTGGAGACTTGTGGCGAGAACCTtgaacaggtgtgtgtgtgtgtgtgtgtgtgtgtgtaggggcgAAGGGCGGAGTATTAAGAGTtccgtgtgtgcgtgtgcgtgtgcgtgtgtgtgtgtgtgggggggcgaAGGGCGGAGTATTAGAGTtccactatgtgtgtgtgtgtgtgtgtgtgtgtgtgtgtgtgtgtttgtgtataggGGTAAAGGGCGGAGTATTAAGAGTTCCACCTCAGGCTCTTGGGGCGGTCAGGCTAGGGAGCATAAAAGACCTGCTTGTCCAGTGTCAATAATGACACACCCATAGGTGGAAATCTGGGTTAAATGACAACTTTGGCCTTGACATTGTCTTATTTGGAAGCAATTGAATATCCAGAATTAAACTCTATTGCATGCAAGACTGTTACGGTGTTTTTTGTTGCCTGGAGCTGAAAGGGTTTGTGCAAGCTTTGGAGTCAAACCCATAAGGAGTTAAATTTTGGTGCCATCACACTAACTGTCTGACTTTACACCATCTTAATCTTTCAGAGTTGGGTAGTTTTCGTCTGTACAGCCATGCGCCTCTTAAGTAGgaagatacattctgagaaatgcatcattaggagATTCTGACTTATGCACATCATAaagtacttacacaaacctaggtggtacAGTGTACTACAACCTAGGCTATGGGGAATAGCCAGTTGCTCCTGGGGTACAAGCCTTTACAGATTGTTACTGGACTGAATAAGCAATTGTAACACGGTGGTAATATGTATCTAAATggagaaaaagtacagtaaataggtataaaagatgaaaaatgataCATCTCCATAGGGAACTTAGgtatggagcttgcaggactggaagttgctgtgggtgagtcagtgagtggtgagtgaatgtgaaggcctgcCTTAGGACACTGTGGTATAACTAcagtagactttataaacacagTACATGTAGGCtacattaaatttataagaaatttttttttcaatcataaATTAACCttgatgtaatatttttcttttgtaaactttatttttatttttttaccaggAACATCAGCAAAGGGGATATTTTATAAACTGTTAACATGTTTTAAACTTTTGGACCCTTGTAATAACAGCATAAAACACATATTGTACAGCTGtgccaaaatgtttttctttatgcaCCTATTCTATgagcttttctctgtttttaaaattttaaactttttttaacttaaaaagttgttttgttaAAAACTGAGACACTAACACATACAGCTTAGGCCTACATAGGAGCAGGGTCATCAGTAACACTGTGTTCCACTTCCACATCTTGTCCcgctggaaggtcttcagggacacTAACAGTCAGGCATGGACCatcatctcctgtgataacagTGTTTtattctggaatacctcctgaaggacctgcccgAAGCCGtttcactgttaatttttttttttttttttttgaaatggagtcttgctttgtcacacaggttggagtgcagtgcgcAATCcattttggcccactgcaacctccgcctcctgggttcaagagattctcctgcctcagccttctgagtagctgagactacaggtgtgcgccaccacacctgggtaatttttgcatttgtagtagagacagggtttcaccatgttggccaggctggatttgaactcctggcctcaagtgatatactggactcagcctcccaaagtgctaggattacaggcatgagccactgtgcctggcctaaattttttttttttttttttgtaagtcgGAGTACACTCTAAAGTAACAATAAAGtatatagtatagtaaatacgtAAGACAGTAACATAGTGGTTCATTATTGTTTCAAGTATCACGTACTATATGTGATTGTGCATGCTATACTTTACTAGGACTGGCAGCACAGAAGTTTTCTTTACACTAGCATTGCCACAAACATGTAGGTAATACATTGCCCTACAGTGTTAGGAGGGCCACAGTGTCACTagacaataggaatttttcagcacCATTATAGTCTTATGGGACCGTCATCATCTGTGCGGTCTGTCATCGCCAGAAATATTGTTATGTGGTGCAtaactgtataaagaaaatacaactgTGTGCCCCACGGTGgtgtaatgaaaattaaattgatCCAAGGCACCAGGTATAATAATACCGGATATTTGGCATTTAGTGGTAGACTGCCAATAAATGAGAGATTACTTTAGTTTCTATTAGAGAATTTAGGGGAAGCAGAATCAGGAAACCTGAGCATATCTTAGAACTATATGTAGTTCTAAATTCTGTGACTTTGTTGTCTGCTCTTTTTCTTCTCAATATATAGGCAGAGATCTGGCTCCACAAGCAGGCCCAGAAGGAGGGCTGGAGCAAAGCTGCCAAGCTCCAAGGGAGGAAGACCAAAGAAGGGCTGATTGGACTGTTGCAGGAAGGAAACACAACTGTATTAGTAGAGGTGAGTTGTTGGAAATTCCAGACACCAAGAACAATGTCCCTTGGGTGTAAAGCTTGTAGTAGGCTCTGTATATTCttgaaaaagaaatctgtttgAGAACCATAAAGGGTAGTTGAAGTTAAACTCATGAAACCTCTGGTATTAGTTACAAATTCATTTCAGTATAGAAATGTACTGATGTGTTGATGAGAAATGGCCTGCAGTCTAGAATATTAGTCCTGAATGTGAGTCTGGTGCAGCCTTACACTTTGTCACTGATTATTTCCCGGAACCGTTAGATTACAAAGTTAATTATATTAATTGTTGCTGAATAGAGAGCAGCTATTTTAGAGGAGGTTTTGGGGCCTTAATTGGTGAAGAATCAGATGTGGATTAGTTTAGAGCAGGcccaaactatggccctcgggccacatgcggccccctgaggccatttatccggccccctgctgcacttcaggaaggggcacctttttcattggtggtcagtgagaggagcacagtatgtggcggccctccaacggtctgagggacagtgaactggccccctgtgtaaaaagtttggggacgcctggtttagagtgAGAGATGGGGATAAACAAGGTAGTAGCGCAAGTGGTTTGGAGTTGGAGGGGCTGGAGAATGAGGTGATGATGGTGTGCAGTCATAGATGAGTGGTGAACTTGTGGTGAGTCCTTCAGGACATTATTGAACCATCCTCTGAATATACAGGCGATTGCTAACTCACTGGCCCAGCATGAATCACTTCATTCTGTTTCAAACTAGGAGAGGAACTGTTAAATTTTTggagtcatttttttctgttcagtttGCAGCTTGTTctctcagtattttattttactcttcagCCTTAAGGCACTCTTGGAAACTATCATTAAACAGCTTATACAGCAACATCAATTTGTTCCTGCAGGTAAACTGTGAGACGGattttgtttctagaaatttaaaatttcaacagtTGGTCCAGCAAGTAGCCCTTGGAACCATGATGCATTGTCAGAATTTAAAAGATCAACTGTCTACATACAGTAAAGTGAGTTTGGGGTTTGTCTCTAGTGTGCTAAATTTGCTGTCCTCTTTGGGTCTTTGCTGTTCCTTTTTTAGACATTCTCATGTCTCATTCCCTTCTCATCGCTGCTTAAGTGCTGTCTCTTTGCACAGGATTACCCTTTTCCCTATTGCTATATCCCCTTACCatgcttcatttaaaattttttgttatggtgcttatatattacattttaatttacctATATGTTATCTGCCTTCCCCAGTAgaatataacctttttttttttttttttttttttttttttttttttttttgagacagagtttcgctcttgttacccaggctggagcaatggcgcaatctcggctcaccgcaacctccgcctcctgggctcaggcaattctcctgcctcagcctcctgagtagctgggattacaggcacgcgccaccatgcccagctaattttttgtatttttagtagagacgaggtttcaccatgttgaccaggatggtctcgatctctcgacctcgtgatccacccgcctcggcctcccaaagtgctgggattacaggcttgagccaccgcgcccggctagaataTAACCTTTAAGAAGCAGGGAATTTGTCTTTTCACTACTTGGTGAAAGAGAATTGGGCCCACTACTTAGTTGGAGCTCAATCAATCTTTTTcagatgaatgcatgaatgaatgccAGTGGAATGAATGGAGTTAGCTACATCAAGTGAAGCTATCTGAGgctttgtatttataaatttggaatgggttttttttttttttttttttttttttgtctttttgagataaggtctcactctgttgcccaggctaaagtacagtggtgcagtctcagctcactgcaacctctggtgccaggttcaagcgattctcctacctcagcctcctgagtagctgggattacaggtgcctgtcacagtgccaggctaaattttttttattttcagatggagtttcactctcgttgcccaggctggagtgcaacggcacgatcttggctcaccacaacctctgcctctcaggttaaagcgattctcctgcctcagcctcccaagcagctgggattacaggcatgcaccaccacgcctgtctaattttttgtttttagtagagatggggcttctccatgttggtcatgctggtctcaaactcccgacctcaggtgatctgcctgcctcggtgtcccaaagtaagcgtgagccaccatgcccagcctggaattgTCTTAGGAGAGAATTTCTAAATAAAGAGATTGGAAAAGGCACAATTTAGGAAAATAAGCATATTCTTATCCATAGAGGCACCAAGGAAGGAATTATATCATTCTGCCTTCGACTCAGGCTTATTGCGAAGGCAAAAATGAACTAACCACTCACAGTaactttttttagtttattactAACTTTTTAATCTTACTTATCCTTCTCTTGAGATGTCTTGGTAAATGTTAATTGTTATTGACATTACATAGTCATATAGAAAACAATGataaggtttattttttattttttatttttttgagacagagtttcactcttgttgcccaggccggagtgcaatgacacaatcttggctcactgccatctctgcctcctaggttcaaatgattctcccgcctcagcctcccaagtagctgggattacagacatgtgccaccacgcccggctaattttatgtttttagtagagagcttctccatgttggtcaggctggtctggaactcctgacctcaggtgatccacccacattggcctcccaaagtgctgggattataggcgtgagccactgcacctgcctttattatttatttatttatttatttatttttgaggcagagtctcactctgtcacccaggctggagtgcagtggcacgatctcagctcactacaaactccacctcggttcaagtgattttcctgcctcagcctcctgagtagctgagactacaggtgcccactaccacacccagataatttttatgtgtttaatagagacagggtttcaccgtgttggccaggctggtcctgaactcctgaccttgtgatctgcccacctcaacctcgcaaagtgctgggattacaggtgtgagcctccgcgcctggacttttattttttgagacagagtc contains:
- the EEF1AKMT3 gene encoding EEF1A lysine methyltransferase 3 isoform X2, which translates into the protein MADPGPDPESESESVFPREVGLFADSYSEKSRFCFCGHVLNITQNFGSRLGVAARVWDAALSLCNYFESQNVDFRGKKVIELGAGTGIVGILAALQGGDVTITDLPLAIEQIQGNVQANVPAGAQAQVRALSWGIDHHVFPGDYDLVLGADIVYLEPTFPLLLGTLQHLCRPHGTIYLASKMREEHGTESFFQHLLPQHFQLELAQRDEDENVNIYRAKHREPRPA